The Ignavibacteriales bacterium DNA segment ATTTTACTTCGATGATATTTATCAAATAAAATTATTTCCAGTATTGCTTAACATAACAATGGGACATAAATTAACCAGGGGGGGTCTCTTAACGTCATTTTCTTATGATGTACTTCCTGGTTTTTAATGTAGTCACGCACTTTATCAATCATTGATTCAGAGACAGAAACCAATACTGTTGATCCTTCAAAATGCGACTTTTCACTGTGCGTGATTTTTTTCCCCACGCTAAAGCGTGGGGTTTATGAAAGAGTATTATTAATTTTCATTAAAATAGCATACAAGATTATTATGAAATTTGTTTCAATTATTATTTCGAGAAGACTCTTAGCAATATAAAGTATGATAGCCTGCTGAAATAAAATTCAACTCAATTATTTAATTGCAAATATAAGAAAAGAACATTCAACTACTTTTAGATTTTAACTTTACCTGTTGGGTAAATGTCTTGAGAAATCTAAATTTAAAGTAACAAATAAAATAAATGTGAAATGAAAATAGCCTTAGTACAATATGACCCTGTCTGGGAAGACAAAGAATCTAATAAATTGAAGTTGAAAACTATGCTTCAATCTCCTGAAAGTTATGATGCTCTGATTTTTCCTGAAATGACTCTAACCGGTTTTACTATGTCTGCTGAAAAATTTGCAGAAGGTACGGGCGGAGAAAGTTTTAGTTTTTTTTCTTCGATAGCTTTAGAAAAAAACTGTGATGTTTTAGCCGGTATTATCGAGCGTGGAATAAGGAGGAGTTACAACACGATGCTTCATATAACCGCAAAAGGCAAGTTGAATAAAATCTATCGCAAGATTCACCCATTTTCTTATTCAAACGAAAATAAATTTTATGAAGCGGGCAATAGACCTGCGATCACCAAAATTAAAAATCATCAAATCGGTTTATCAATCTGTTATGATTTGCGCTTCCCGGAATTGTACAGGGATTATGGAAAGAAACGTGTTCATCTCATTGTTGATATTGCTAATTGGCCTGATACAAGGATTGAACATTGGCGAACTTTGCTAAAAGCCCGCGCAATCGAAAATCAGTGCTACGTCGCAGGTGTTAACCGGGTGGGGGATGATCCAAAGCTTCACTATAACGGCTTCAGCAGTGTGTTTGACCCTATGGGTAAAGAAATCGCAGCAATTGAGAATGAAGAAAAAATAATTATTGCCGATGTTGATAAAAACTATCTCCGTGAAGTAAGAGAAAAATTTCCTTTCTTAAATGATATGAAAATGGTTTTAAATTTTATTTTGCCACCGATATTATTGCAAGAATAACTGCAAGAATATTTTTAGAAATGCCAAGATATTTACCCACCACCCCAAGGTCATACTTAAATAAATTTTTGTATTCGGATTTCATCAGGAATGAATACGAATCCTTAAAACCT contains these protein-coding regions:
- a CDS encoding carbon-nitrogen family hydrolase; its protein translation is MKIALVQYDPVWEDKESNKLKLKTMLQSPESYDALIFPEMTLTGFTMSAEKFAEGTGGESFSFFSSIALEKNCDVLAGIIERGIRRSYNTMLHITAKGKLNKIYRKIHPFSYSNENKFYEAGNRPAITKIKNHQIGLSICYDLRFPELYRDYGKKRVHLIVDIANWPDTRIEHWRTLLKARAIENQCYVAGVNRVGDDPKLHYNGFSSVFDPMGKEIAAIENEEKIIIADVDKNYLREVREKFPFLNDMKMVLNFILPPILLQE